One segment of Polyangiaceae bacterium DNA contains the following:
- a CDS encoding DUF4266 domain-containing protein, with amino-acid sequence MSRSVSSRLLVVVLFVAVTGLLGGCAQVQAYERGHLAHPTMAAEAFESPAQDHVLAVQEGAMGGTLGAASGCGCN; translated from the coding sequence ATGAGCCGTAGCGTCTCCAGCCGCCTCCTGGTGGTCGTCCTGTTCGTAGCCGTGACCGGGCTACTAGGCGGCTGCGCCCAGGTGCAGGCCTACGAGCGCGGACACCTCGCCCATCCAACGATGGCGGCGGAAGCCTTCGAGAGTCCTGCGCAGGATCACGTTTTGGCCGTGCAAGAGGGAGCGATGGGGGGAACTTTGGGCGCCGCGAGTGGCTGCGGCTGTAACTAG
- a CDS encoding metal-dependent hydrolase produces the protein MDIVSETPPAARPDIVVRRPELEYADLPRHWLGGNMFATHMVNGLNLLFPWGERYFVRSVNRYLPHIEDLEQRKDVRAFFGQEGRHANEHERFFGALEAQGFELREYLDWYETWADRLNAVTPPALALAATAAAEHFTASFADAALREGLLDRADPRVRALLLWHAVEEIEHKAVAYDVLQTVAPSYLLRVAGLVLASAELAFFWYHATRMLMRQDDFDPSRHAEEREELRASGFLRPARLWASIKDYLRPDFHPWQRDNGELARAYAQRAGLATAAN, from the coding sequence ATGGACATCGTCTCCGAAACTCCCCCCGCGGCCCGTCCCGACATCGTCGTGCGCCGCCCCGAACTCGAATACGCGGACCTGCCTCGCCACTGGCTCGGCGGGAACATGTTCGCGACCCACATGGTGAACGGCCTCAACCTGCTTTTCCCCTGGGGCGAGCGCTACTTCGTGCGCAGCGTCAATCGCTATCTGCCGCACATCGAAGACCTGGAGCAGCGCAAGGACGTGCGCGCGTTCTTCGGTCAAGAGGGGCGCCACGCCAACGAGCACGAACGCTTCTTCGGCGCCCTCGAGGCACAAGGCTTCGAGCTCAGGGAGTACTTGGACTGGTACGAAACCTGGGCAGACCGCTTGAATGCGGTGACCCCTCCGGCTCTGGCTCTGGCGGCGACCGCTGCCGCCGAGCACTTCACCGCGTCCTTCGCCGACGCAGCGCTGCGCGAAGGCTTGCTGGACCGGGCCGATCCGAGGGTTCGTGCGCTGCTCTTGTGGCACGCGGTCGAAGAAATCGAGCACAAGGCCGTGGCCTACGACGTGCTGCAAACCGTGGCGCCGAGCTACTTGCTGCGCGTCGCCGGTTTGGTGTTGGCAAGCGCGGAGCTCGCCTTTTTCTGGTACCACGCGACGCGCATGCTCATGCGGCAGGACGACTTCGACCCGAGCCGGCACGCCGAGGAGCGGGAGGAGTTGCGAGCCTCGGGTTTCCTGCGGCCCGCGCGCCTGTGGGCCAGTATCAAGGACTACTTGCGTCCCGACTTTCACCCTTGGCAACGCGACAACGGCGAGCTTGCTCGCGCCTACGCGCAGCGTGCGGGGCTCGCCACGGCAGCGAACTGA
- the mutM gene encoding bifunctional DNA-formamidopyrimidine glycosylase/DNA-(apurinic or apyrimidinic site) lyase — protein sequence MPELPEVEVTRRLVEPELVGRRIVDVHTTRPSYFFLTPPRTLRKRLQGRRCTGLVRHGKYLLAELDDDSRLVLHLGMTGQLFSSRVSSPRLLSSTARAALSPEAQHGFRPDAHTHLRLSFDDGGADLLFRDVRKFGKVRWLAPGQSDARLDKLGPDALSIDAHHLAQAGARRVTPVKSLLLDQSVLAGVGNIYADEALFLAGVRPLRAARRVRADEWQRIARALRKVLRRGIATGGSSISDYVHPDGSDGGYQNERKVYGLEGEPCASCRTALRRVVIAGRSSCFCPACQT from the coding sequence GTGCCCGAGCTACCGGAAGTGGAAGTCACGCGACGGCTGGTCGAGCCGGAGCTGGTCGGACGTCGCATTGTCGACGTGCACACCACGCGACCGAGCTACTTCTTTTTGACGCCACCGCGGACCCTGCGCAAACGCCTACAAGGGCGTCGCTGCACGGGCCTGGTGCGACATGGCAAGTACTTGCTGGCGGAGCTCGACGACGACTCGCGCCTGGTGCTGCACCTGGGGATGACGGGGCAGCTCTTCTCCAGCCGCGTGTCCAGCCCGAGGCTGCTCTCGAGCACGGCACGCGCAGCGCTCAGCCCCGAAGCTCAGCACGGGTTTCGGCCCGACGCGCACACGCACTTGCGCCTGAGCTTCGATGACGGCGGAGCAGACTTGCTGTTTCGCGACGTACGCAAGTTCGGCAAGGTTCGCTGGCTCGCTCCGGGCCAGTCGGACGCGCGCTTGGACAAGCTTGGCCCCGACGCGCTGAGCATCGATGCCCACCACTTGGCGCAAGCCGGCGCGCGCCGCGTCACGCCGGTGAAATCGCTGCTGCTCGATCAAAGCGTACTTGCCGGCGTGGGCAACATCTACGCTGACGAAGCGCTGTTCTTGGCGGGGGTGCGGCCGCTTCGCGCAGCTCGCCGTGTGCGCGCCGACGAGTGGCAACGCATCGCGCGGGCGCTGCGCAAAGTGCTGCGTCGCGGCATCGCCACCGGCGGCTCGAGTATCAGTGACTACGTGCATCCCGACGGCAGTGACGGCGGCTATCAGAACGAACGCAAGGTGTACGGCTTGGAAGGCGAGCCCTGCGCGAGCTGCCGCACTGCCCTGCGCCGCGTCGTCATCGCCGGACGTTCCAGCTGCTTCTGCCCCGCGTGCCAGACGTGA
- a CDS encoding DUF3570 domain-containing protein: protein MRFRRALAVAGATWLALTSAHAEGPSERSGLVVDATTEIAGYADTDHVSVFTPSVGAQVRDPLAGWSARGNYLVDIVSAASVDIVSSASSRWTEVRHAGGLSATYKPDTFGVTASGSISREPDYLSLSGGGSLSLELFDKSVTPSLGYTFTHDTAGRTGTPFSVYSLELNRHTITGTTAIVVNRDTALNVGGDVIVEVGHQEKPYRYLPVFAPDVAPRVPTHASVEAVNGLRLPGRVAERLPTTRQRYAMSLRLAQRLSDSTFVISERLYTDSWGLRATTTDLRLVFDLSRRVYLWPHLRAHFQNGVSFWKLAYSADVSAGSVPNVPLYRTGDRELSPLSTGTLGGGLHWNLGSSAAPSRFSLQFLAEGAVTAFHDALYIDQRLSGLLSTQLEIEL, encoded by the coding sequence ATGCGCTTTCGCCGTGCCTTGGCTGTCGCCGGTGCCACTTGGCTCGCACTCACGAGCGCGCACGCGGAGGGGCCCAGCGAGCGCAGCGGCTTGGTCGTCGACGCCACGACGGAAATCGCGGGCTACGCCGACACGGATCACGTCTCTGTCTTCACGCCCTCCGTCGGCGCGCAAGTCCGCGATCCTCTCGCAGGGTGGTCCGCCCGCGGCAACTACCTGGTCGACATCGTCTCCGCGGCTTCCGTGGACATCGTCTCCAGTGCCAGCAGTCGCTGGACCGAAGTCCGTCACGCTGGCGGCCTGAGTGCCACCTACAAGCCGGACACCTTTGGCGTCACGGCGTCGGGGTCCATCAGCCGTGAACCCGACTACCTGTCGCTCTCTGGCGGCGGCTCGCTGAGCTTGGAGCTCTTCGACAAGAGCGTCACGCCATCCCTCGGCTACACCTTCACGCACGACACCGCGGGACGCACCGGCACTCCCTTCTCCGTCTACTCCCTGGAGCTCAACCGTCACACCATCACCGGCACCACCGCCATCGTCGTCAACCGCGACACCGCACTCAACGTCGGCGGCGACGTGATCGTCGAAGTCGGTCACCAAGAAAAGCCCTACCGCTACCTGCCGGTGTTCGCCCCGGATGTCGCCCCGCGCGTTCCGACCCACGCCAGCGTGGAGGCCGTGAACGGTCTGCGCTTGCCCGGGCGCGTCGCCGAGCGGCTGCCCACCACGCGACAGCGCTACGCCATGAGTCTGCGTCTGGCACAACGCCTCTCGGACTCCACCTTCGTGATCTCCGAGCGCCTCTACACGGACAGCTGGGGGCTGCGTGCCACGACCACGGACCTGCGCCTGGTTTTCGACCTCAGTCGCCGGGTCTACCTGTGGCCACATCTGCGCGCGCATTTCCAAAACGGAGTGTCGTTTTGGAAGCTGGCCTACAGCGCGGACGTCTCGGCCGGCTCCGTACCCAACGTGCCGCTCTATCGCACTGGCGATCGCGAACTCTCGCCCCTTTCCACCGGCACCTTGGGCGGCGGGCTGCACTGGAACCTGGGCAGCAGTGCCGCACCTTCGCGCTTCAGTCTGCAGTTCTTGGCCGAGGGCGCGGTCACCGCGTTTCACGATGCTCTCTACATCGATCAGCGACTGTCAGGCCTGCTGTCGACCCAGCTGGAGATCGAGCTGTGA
- a CDS encoding TetR family transcriptional regulator: protein MATGKRAKSRQRLPLGERREALLRIGLEEFSRTAYDEINLEALAERAGISKGLIYHYFPSKRDYYVAALQVAGAELVARIEAAGQDAERAIGAYLTFVEEREPAYRALYRGGIGYDEEVSAVVEGTRTRILEQILAHSDAVTPGVRNALRGFIGYVEASVLDWLEHRDIPRDRLLRSWQETLVSSVQRALDDCPP, encoded by the coding sequence GTGGCCACAGGCAAGCGCGCGAAGAGTCGACAGCGGCTGCCTCTGGGCGAACGTCGCGAGGCACTGCTGCGCATCGGCCTCGAAGAGTTCTCGCGCACCGCCTACGACGAGATCAACCTCGAGGCCCTCGCCGAGCGTGCGGGGATCAGCAAGGGGCTCATCTATCACTACTTCCCGAGCAAGCGGGACTACTACGTCGCGGCGCTACAGGTCGCCGGCGCTGAACTGGTTGCGCGCATCGAAGCGGCGGGGCAGGACGCCGAGCGCGCGATCGGGGCGTATCTGACCTTCGTCGAGGAGCGCGAGCCGGCGTACCGTGCGCTCTACCGCGGAGGCATCGGCTACGACGAAGAAGTCAGCGCCGTCGTGGAAGGAACGCGCACGCGCATCTTGGAGCAGATCTTGGCGCACAGCGACGCCGTGACCCCGGGGGTTCGCAATGCGCTGCGCGGCTTCATCGGCTACGTGGAAGCATCCGTGCTCGACTGGCTGGAGCATCGTGACATTCCGCGGGATCGCCTGCTGCGCTCCTGGCAAGAGACTCTGGTCAGCTCCGTGCAGCGCGCCCTGGATGACTGTCCACCCTGA
- a CDS encoding DUF2271 domain-containing protein has translation MAQLAHARLLWLCVLVGCGPVDDADPAFWTPAGSELGGGQLPSGGGAAPGGQGGAPGSGAQGGSPAFGGAPGSGSFTGGGGSPVGSGGSTTSSGACHMTFEFTTKPAGGKYSPKNIGGVWISNQSGAFVKSLEVWAGKRIINLLKWNAASGGNKVDAITSATSSNHHAHTAVWDCTDVNKQPVPDGQYNVNVEFTETDSAKFIFPPGPTTSVGFAKNGQGGVITPPDQQYFSGMKLTMQ, from the coding sequence ATGGCCCAGCTCGCGCACGCTCGGTTGCTTTGGCTCTGCGTCTTGGTGGGCTGCGGTCCCGTAGACGATGCGGATCCAGCGTTTTGGACTCCCGCAGGTTCCGAGTTGGGCGGCGGACAGTTGCCGTCGGGAGGCGGAGCGGCACCGGGCGGACAAGGCGGTGCACCCGGTAGCGGCGCGCAAGGTGGCAGCCCTGCATTTGGCGGGGCGCCGGGCTCGGGCAGCTTCACGGGCGGAGGCGGTAGCCCCGTCGGCAGCGGTGGCAGCACGACCAGCTCGGGGGCATGCCACATGACCTTCGAGTTCACGACGAAGCCCGCGGGTGGGAAGTACTCACCGAAGAACATCGGCGGCGTGTGGATCAGTAATCAGAGCGGCGCCTTCGTGAAGTCCCTGGAAGTGTGGGCGGGCAAGCGCATCATCAACTTGCTGAAGTGGAACGCCGCGTCGGGTGGCAACAAGGTGGACGCGATCACCTCGGCGACCTCCAGCAATCATCACGCGCACACTGCGGTTTGGGATTGCACGGACGTCAACAAGCAACCCGTGCCTGACGGTCAGTACAACGTGAACGTCGAGTTCACCGAGACGGACTCGGCCAAGTTCATTTTTCCGCCTGGACCCACGACCAGCGTCGGCTTCGCGAAGAACGGTCAGGGTGGCGTCATTACCCCGCCGGACCAGCAGTACTTCTCGGGTATGAAGCTCACCATGCAGTGA
- a CDS encoding YceI family protein produces the protein MLDNRIIRSSLFLVLSLGALGLTACDKQDAPKPEATPQPAKTEAKPTEKPAEKPADKPAGATAELKGSYKLDTAHSVVVFSAKHAGLSWTYGSFNKVDGKITIDEDLAKSSVELDIDANSLFTAVKKRDDHLKGPDFFNTKQFPNITFKSKEIKADGDNYSVTGDLTLHGVTKPVTLTMNHVGHGDFPMDKSFRAGFEGTTTIKRSEFDMKNMLEAASDEVRLTIAIEAIRQ, from the coding sequence ATGCTCGACAACCGAATCATTCGTTCCTCTCTATTCCTAGTTCTCTCTCTGGGCGCTCTGGGCCTCACTGCTTGTGACAAGCAGGACGCGCCGAAGCCCGAGGCGACTCCGCAGCCCGCGAAGACCGAGGCCAAGCCCACGGAAAAGCCTGCCGAGAAGCCCGCCGACAAGCCGGCCGGTGCAACCGCGGAGCTGAAAGGCAGCTACAAGCTCGACACCGCGCACTCCGTCGTCGTGTTTTCGGCCAAGCATGCGGGCCTGTCCTGGACCTACGGCAGCTTCAACAAGGTCGACGGCAAGATCACCATCGACGAGGACCTTGCCAAGAGCTCGGTGGAGCTGGACATCGACGCCAACAGCCTGTTCACGGCCGTGAAGAAGCGTGATGACCATCTGAAGGGTCCCGACTTCTTCAACACGAAGCAGTTCCCCAACATCACCTTCAAGAGCAAGGAAATCAAGGCAGATGGTGACAACTACAGCGTCACTGGCGACTTGACTCTCCACGGCGTGACCAAGCCCGTGACGCTCACCATGAACCACGTGGGCCACGGCGACTTCCCCATGGACAAGTCCTTCCGCGCTGGCTTCGAAGGCACGACCACCATCAAGCGCTCGGAGTTCGACATGAAGAACATGCTCGAAGCCGCGAGTGACGAGGTGCGCCTGACCATCGCCATCGAAGCGATTCGGCAGTAG
- a CDS encoding VCBS repeat-containing protein has product MAWVRRLGLGVVLVAWAAGGFAACGSDDGGGVANNGGSGGGAGDAGSDVSASGTGGGISIDSGPSCTEGEPCDGGVCAGGQCCAAAKACGGQCCTGADVCSFQKCVTPGATCIDSSDCAAGEYCETALGDKPDAGGPTDAGCVGGKVFLTGRCLPQPPICAEADAGADAGAGQSCLDKCEVKPTTVAFDPEVKYTWGGQTASPYDTDVMMQPIVVQLDDDNCDGKVGADDIPEIVFSTFSNGYYYRAGTLHAVSVKNGVLTDKWSKPGVVQASTGLAAGDLDGDGTPEIVGCSAPTTSGGTSCCDAVAQNTGVTAFKADGSVLWTQPDTSQVHCGYEAPAIADPNGSGTPLVLVGLTLLNGKTGAVVKNLDPAHTFGVKLTGFSDVDSDGKLDVVEGRRAFRVDGTVIWDLSQGANVLPTGYHAVGDLDKDGKPEVVIISSSGPHTLSVIQYDPASPDGAKVIRKGIDINNGMSTATFCSAASEYGGGPPTVADFNGDGFPDVGAAGAVGYIVLDGKKLMDANLANSATTLWFKTTQDCSSAVTGSSVFDFNGDGKAEVVYGDEVHLWMYDGTTGTQLIPETCNTSGTLWEYPVIADVDNDGQADIVMASNAYGLTCNGTKQAGIRVLSSKSGSWVRTRRVWNQHTYHVTNVEENGAIPIKELTNWTVPGLNNFRQNKQPGGEFAAPDAVVGVIPNCGASYGIIATVRNIGQAVLPPGATVTFYAGTPPGGTQLGQGSTTIALGPAQAESVLLDLPNAPPAVKNGSTPVYATVAVAPPTVECRSDNNTSMEASGACGGPR; this is encoded by the coding sequence ATGGCGTGGGTACGGCGGCTGGGTCTGGGCGTGGTATTGGTGGCGTGGGCGGCAGGCGGCTTCGCTGCGTGCGGTTCGGACGATGGCGGTGGTGTCGCCAACAACGGCGGTAGCGGCGGCGGCGCGGGAGATGCCGGCTCGGACGTGAGTGCGTCGGGAACCGGAGGCGGCATCAGTATCGATAGCGGGCCGTCGTGCACTGAAGGCGAGCCCTGCGATGGAGGTGTTTGTGCAGGCGGACAGTGTTGCGCCGCTGCGAAAGCGTGTGGCGGCCAGTGCTGCACCGGCGCGGATGTGTGCTCCTTTCAGAAGTGCGTGACGCCCGGCGCTACCTGCATCGACTCCTCGGACTGCGCGGCGGGCGAGTACTGCGAGACCGCGCTTGGCGACAAGCCGGACGCCGGGGGCCCCACCGATGCAGGGTGTGTGGGCGGCAAGGTGTTTCTGACCGGGCGCTGCTTGCCGCAGCCACCGATCTGTGCGGAGGCGGACGCGGGTGCCGACGCCGGCGCGGGCCAGAGCTGCCTGGACAAGTGCGAAGTCAAGCCGACGACCGTGGCCTTCGACCCTGAAGTCAAATACACCTGGGGCGGGCAGACGGCGTCTCCCTATGACACCGACGTGATGATGCAGCCCATCGTCGTGCAGCTGGACGACGACAACTGCGACGGCAAAGTCGGCGCCGACGACATTCCGGAAATCGTCTTTTCCACTTTCAGCAACGGCTACTACTACCGCGCTGGGACGCTGCACGCCGTGTCCGTCAAGAATGGCGTGCTGACGGACAAGTGGTCCAAGCCCGGGGTGGTGCAGGCCAGCACCGGTTTGGCAGCGGGCGATCTGGACGGTGATGGAACGCCCGAAATCGTAGGCTGTTCCGCTCCCACCACCAGCGGCGGCACCAGCTGCTGCGACGCCGTCGCGCAGAACACTGGTGTCACGGCCTTCAAGGCGGACGGCAGCGTGTTGTGGACGCAGCCTGATACCAGCCAGGTGCACTGTGGCTACGAGGCGCCCGCCATTGCGGATCCGAATGGCAGCGGCACGCCCTTGGTGTTGGTGGGGCTCACCTTGCTCAATGGCAAGACCGGAGCCGTAGTGAAGAACCTCGACCCCGCCCACACCTTCGGAGTCAAGCTGACGGGCTTCTCGGACGTGGATAGCGACGGCAAGCTCGATGTCGTGGAAGGGCGTCGCGCATTTCGCGTGGACGGCACCGTCATCTGGGACCTGTCCCAGGGGGCCAACGTCTTGCCCACGGGCTATCACGCGGTCGGCGACTTGGACAAGGACGGTAAGCCCGAGGTCGTGATCATCTCGAGCAGCGGTCCGCACACCCTGTCGGTCATCCAGTACGACCCCGCGAGCCCCGATGGTGCCAAGGTGATCCGCAAGGGCATCGACATCAACAACGGCATGAGCACCGCGACCTTTTGCAGCGCGGCCAGTGAGTACGGAGGCGGGCCGCCCACGGTGGCGGACTTCAACGGCGACGGCTTTCCCGACGTCGGCGCGGCGGGCGCCGTGGGCTACATCGTGCTCGACGGCAAGAAGCTGATGGACGCGAACCTGGCCAATTCGGCCACGACGTTGTGGTTCAAGACGACGCAGGATTGCTCCAGCGCCGTCACGGGTTCGAGCGTGTTCGACTTCAATGGCGATGGCAAAGCCGAGGTGGTCTACGGGGACGAGGTCCACCTGTGGATGTACGACGGTACGACGGGAACGCAGTTGATTCCCGAGACCTGCAACACCAGCGGAACCTTGTGGGAGTACCCGGTGATTGCCGACGTCGACAACGACGGCCAGGCCGACATCGTGATGGCGTCCAACGCCTACGGGCTGACCTGCAACGGTACGAAGCAAGCCGGCATTCGCGTGCTCAGCAGCAAGAGCGGCTCCTGGGTTCGCACACGCCGTGTGTGGAATCAGCACACCTATCACGTGACGAACGTGGAAGAGAACGGCGCCATCCCCATCAAAGAGCTGACCAACTGGACGGTGCCGGGGCTCAACAACTTTCGCCAGAACAAGCAGCCCGGCGGGGAGTTCGCGGCGCCCGATGCGGTGGTCGGCGTGATCCCCAACTGCGGCGCGAGCTACGGCATCATCGCCACCGTGCGCAACATCGGTCAAGCCGTGCTGCCGCCCGGGGCGACGGTCACCTTCTACGCCGGCACTCCGCCTGGCGGCACGCAATTGGGACAGGGGTCGACCACGATCGCCCTCGGTCCTGCCCAGGCCGAGAGCGTGCTACTCGATCTGCCCAATGCGCCGCCGGCAGTGAAGAACGGATCCACCCCCGTCTATGCGACGGTGGCGGTCGCTCCTCCCACCGTGGAGTGCCGCAGCGACAACAACACCAGCATGGAAGCAAGCGGCGCCTGTGGTGGGCCGCGCTGA
- a CDS encoding sigma 54-interacting transcriptional regulator: MAPEVRHDDDATTLFQARFRPNRPTSSPFRLSVVTGASQGQELVLDGCQPRLLIGAGPACDLRLQDRTVSRRHATLDVRGDALHLVDQGSRNGTRVNGVIVIEAVLVGGERVQLGDTELTVSRDATGGSTRLTTVTRFGQLLGASLEMRRLYPLCERLAAADIPVVIEGETGTGKEALAESLHMMGPRASGPFVVFDCTAVPPNLLESELFGHERGAFTGATSSRRGVFERAHGGTLFIDEIGELDVALQAKLLRAIERSEVHPLGSDTTLRVDTRVLAATRRDLDREVQAGRFRDDLFHRLAVGRIELPPLRERRGDVGVLAAHFAERMSAPAGAIPSEVAARWDDYPWPGNVRELRNAVARYLALGELGQLAMDAVRQVDEADANVVETILELDLPLSEARDAMVQAFERRYIERALSRSGGNVTHAARASGVGRRYFQTLKSRLGADK; this comes from the coding sequence GTGGCTCCGGAAGTGCGGCACGACGACGACGCGACGACGCTGTTCCAAGCGCGCTTCAGGCCGAATCGGCCCACGTCGTCTCCCTTTCGGCTTTCGGTGGTGACAGGGGCGAGCCAAGGGCAGGAGCTGGTGCTGGACGGGTGTCAGCCGCGCCTTCTGATCGGCGCGGGGCCCGCCTGCGACTTGCGACTGCAGGATCGGACCGTCTCTCGGCGTCACGCTACCTTGGACGTCCGCGGCGATGCCCTGCACTTGGTGGACCAAGGCTCGCGCAATGGCACGAGAGTGAACGGCGTGATCGTCATCGAGGCCGTCCTGGTCGGAGGTGAGCGTGTGCAGCTGGGTGACACGGAACTCACCGTGTCTCGAGATGCGACGGGCGGCAGCACGCGACTGACGACTGTCACCCGCTTCGGGCAGCTGCTCGGTGCCAGCTTGGAGATGCGGCGACTCTACCCTCTGTGCGAGCGTCTGGCGGCTGCTGACATTCCTGTGGTGATCGAGGGGGAGACGGGAACGGGCAAGGAAGCCCTCGCCGAGTCCCTGCACATGATGGGGCCTCGTGCGAGCGGGCCCTTCGTAGTGTTCGATTGCACCGCGGTTCCGCCCAACTTGCTCGAGTCCGAGCTCTTTGGCCACGAGCGCGGCGCGTTCACCGGCGCCACGTCGAGCCGGCGTGGGGTGTTCGAGCGGGCCCATGGTGGCACGCTGTTCATCGACGAGATCGGCGAACTCGACGTCGCCCTGCAAGCGAAGCTGCTGCGCGCCATCGAGCGCTCCGAAGTGCACCCCTTGGGTAGCGACACCACCCTGCGCGTGGACACCCGCGTGCTGGCGGCAACGCGTCGCGATCTGGATCGCGAAGTCCAGGCCGGGCGCTTTCGCGACGATCTTTTTCATCGCCTTGCCGTCGGCCGCATCGAACTGCCCCCGCTGCGCGAGCGCCGAGGGGACGTCGGCGTGCTTGCCGCGCACTTTGCCGAGCGAATGAGCGCACCGGCCGGCGCGATTCCGAGCGAAGTCGCGGCGCGTTGGGACGACTACCCTTGGCCCGGCAACGTGCGCGAGTTACGCAACGCGGTCGCGCGCTATCTGGCGCTCGGCGAGTTGGGCCAGCTCGCGATGGACGCCGTTCGGCAGGTCGATGAGGCGGACGCGAACGTCGTGGAGACGATCCTGGAGCTGGATCTGCCCCTCTCCGAGGCCCGCGACGCCATGGTCCAGGCTTTCGAACGTCGTTACATCGAGCGAGCGCTCAGCCGATCCGGCGGCAACGTCACCCACGCTGCGCGTGCGTCGGGCGTGGGACGCCGCTACTTTCAGACACTGAAGTCGCGCTTGGGGGCTGACAAGTGA
- a CDS encoding polysaccharide deacetylase family protein: MKRFTLNPSVWAVLLLAVGCSSSAEEPSNAGSSAAGGTAGIAGGGAGMAGSAGNAGGGTAGSGSVGGFAGASGAGAGAGIGGAGGAGLGGTTGSGGWSGGAPGTTVSDDPTAARTWPSSYGQAMISLWHDDTIGALTLTVDDNSAPDHPWWLAQGQAHNLKVTWFVITNKVVGNYGGTWPGFANLVKAGHDVQSHTVSHLNDGLTLDDEYKLSQQDIEKNLPGVRAITLAYPGGTHPISNDPKVAAKYYIGARGTVGQDNKIGSTNYMMINSLSGKIILDPTHNAGLPNIVVKNPARAKSFRGWYCVHYHQMTDAVKTDALAGFSFIDAHQQDLWVGLFREVSLYGQERDAATLTVPHVSADTIAVEVKDSLPDALFDFPLTVKVALDASWSKASASQNGKGVNVKIVQHGGKPFALVDAVPDRGPVILSRQ, translated from the coding sequence ATGAAGCGCTTCACGCTGAATCCGAGTGTTTGGGCCGTTCTTTTGCTCGCGGTCGGCTGCTCCTCGTCAGCGGAGGAACCCTCCAATGCTGGCAGTAGTGCGGCGGGTGGCACGGCAGGCATCGCGGGTGGCGGCGCAGGGATGGCGGGTTCCGCAGGCAACGCGGGGGGAGGCACTGCGGGCAGCGGTAGCGTCGGCGGCTTCGCGGGAGCGAGTGGCGCAGGCGCAGGCGCGGGTATCGGAGGAGCGGGCGGCGCGGGTTTGGGGGGCACCACGGGCAGCGGCGGCTGGTCTGGCGGCGCGCCGGGGACCACCGTCAGCGACGATCCGACGGCGGCGCGCACCTGGCCGTCGAGCTACGGCCAGGCGATGATCTCCCTCTGGCACGATGACACCATCGGCGCCCTCACCCTCACTGTCGACGACAACTCGGCGCCAGATCACCCGTGGTGGCTTGCCCAGGGACAAGCTCACAATTTGAAGGTGACGTGGTTCGTCATCACCAACAAGGTCGTCGGCAACTACGGCGGTACCTGGCCTGGCTTTGCGAACCTGGTGAAGGCTGGCCACGACGTGCAGTCTCATACCGTGAGCCATCTCAACGACGGCCTGACCCTCGACGACGAGTACAAGCTCTCTCAACAGGACATCGAGAAGAACCTCCCGGGCGTGCGCGCCATCACCCTGGCCTATCCGGGCGGCACCCATCCGATCTCGAATGACCCCAAGGTCGCCGCCAAGTACTACATCGGCGCGCGCGGCACCGTTGGCCAAGACAACAAGATCGGCTCCACCAACTACATGATGATCAACTCCTTGAGTGGAAAGATCATCTTGGACCCCACGCACAACGCAGGACTACCCAACATCGTCGTGAAGAACCCGGCGCGGGCGAAGTCTTTCCGCGGATGGTACTGCGTGCACTACCATCAGATGACGGATGCGGTGAAGACCGACGCCCTCGCCGGGTTTTCGTTCATCGACGCGCACCAGCAAGACTTGTGGGTCGGCCTGTTCCGTGAAGTGTCCCTCTACGGGCAGGAACGAGACGCTGCGACGCTCACGGTTCCCCACGTGTCCGCCGATACCATCGCCGTGGAGGTCAAGGACAGCCTACCGGACGCGCTCTTCGACTTTCCGCTCACGGTCAAGGTGGCCCTCGATGCCAGTTGGTCGAAAGCGAGCGCTAGCCAAAACGGGAAGGGCGTCAACGTGAAGATCGTCCAGCATGGCGGCAAGCCCTTCGCGTTGGTCGACGCCGTGCCCGATCGCGGCCCGGTGATTCTCTCGCGGCAGTAG